The Planctomycetia bacterium DNA window GCCGGTAGGCGAGATCATCAAGGTTGCACCACTTCGTGCCGTCGTCAACAATTCAACCAATCTAATCGTGGACCGCGTGCTGGGCTCGTCGATTCGCGGCTTTGAGATTCGTACTGCGTCCGGCGAGAAGTTCGGCCTCGTCCGTTACGACATGAAGGGATTCGATGAATTCATCCTCGCGCTTCACGACCTCAGGTCGGAGTGTTTTGGTTTCGACTCCTCGGCTACTCGCTAGAGTACTTCCGGCGTTTCTCTGGCTTGCGTGCGTGGCCGGATGCGGCGGCTGCAATCGCAACCAGCCCGCCGCACCACCAGCCGTCAAGCCGCCCGTCGTCGCTCCCGCCGAATTCAAACTCACGCCCGAGTTAGTCGCCGAGCACAATGTCGGTGTCGGGCACATGGGCAAGTTCGAGTTCGCCCCCGCGCAAGCGATCTTCGCCGATCTCGCGAAGCGTTATCCCGGCTGGGCGGATGTCAAAGTCGACCTGGCGATCGCCACCTTCAATCAACAGAAGCCGGACGAATCGTTCGCCTCGCAGTACATCGTCGATTCGCTGGCGATCCTCGACGATGTCTTGAAGATCGAACCGAAGCACCTCCGCGCCCGCTACTGCCAAGGCGTGCTGCTCTACTACCTCGGCAAAACCGACGAAGCCAAAGCGCATTTCGAGTTCGTCGCCGCGAAAGACCCAGCGGACGCCTTCGCCACGTACTTTGTCGGCCGCTGCCAGTTCAACGAAGGCCAGTTCGACGAAGCCCTCGCGCACTACCAACAAGCCATCGACCGCGATCCGTATTTCGCCAGCGCCTACTACGCGGCGTTTCAGACCTTGCAGCGGTTGCGCAAACCGGACGAAGCCAAGGCGATGATGGCCGACTTTCAAAAGCTGGAAGGCAACCCGCAGGCGCGTAAGGAGGCGATGAAGTATACGCGCATGGGCGCGAAGGCGGACGTAGTTGTCGCTTCGTTGCCGGAGGACAAGGCGGCCACAGCCAACGTCGAATTCGTCGAAGCCACGCAGCGTTTCGCACCACCGTCCGGTTTCACTTGGCGGGAGCCGAGGGATCAGCGTCAACCGGAGCCAAGCCTCACCTGCTGTGATGTCAACGGCGATGGACGGCTCGATCTCTTCCTCGCCGCTGGGCTGATCGAAGACGATCAGTTGCTCAACGCGGTATTCCTGCAACAGTCGGATGGCAAACTCTCGCTGTCGGCCGAGCACTCGCTGACGAAAGTAACCGACGCCTCGGCCGTCGCTTGGGGCGACTACGACAACGACGGACTCACCGACGCATACTTCGGTCGCCGCGGGGCAAATCAACTATGGCGGCAGACTGCGCAGAATCAATGGGAAGATGTCACCGATTCGACAGGCACTTCCGCTGGCAACGTATTTACCGCCGACACGATGATGATCGACTTTGACCACGACGGCGATCTTGATCTGGTCATCTTTCACGAGGACAGCAGTAAGACGCTCCTCGCGAACAACCTTGATGGCACGTTTCGAGCCCTGGGCGAGGAATCCGGCTTCAAACTCGGGCGTCTGGAATTCGGAGCGCACCAAATTGTTGCCACGGATTTCGATCACGACCGGGATGTCGATTTGATGTTTTTAGGGAAGTACTTCGCGAATCCCAACGTCGAACAACGGCAGGCCTACGCCAATGATCGACTGTGGAAGTTCTCGAACGCTAAGGGACTGGATCGCTTCATTACGAGAGGCTATCCGTATGACGTCGCGCTCGCGCTTGATAGTGATTCAGACGGCTCGACCGAGTTTTATTCATTGGGGGCGGGCCTCGAACGTTGGACGCATGCGGACAATGGCGCTTGGGAGCCAAAGTATCTTGGTCCAGTGATTATCAACTCTGCGCTTGCCGATCTGAGTCGAATGGCAGCTGCGGATATTGACGGCGATGGCCAATGGGAAGTCGCGATTTGCAAGTCCTCGACGATCGTCGTACGGGAACTGCGCGGCTCGAAAGAGCTATTTCGCGCCAAAACGAACTGGCCGGACGCGGTACGATTCGCAGCACTCGACAGCGTTCGGACAT harbors:
- a CDS encoding FG-GAP-like repeat-containing protein, which translates into the protein MAGCGGCNRNQPAAPPAVKPPVVAPAEFKLTPELVAEHNVGVGHMGKFEFAPAQAIFADLAKRYPGWADVKVDLAIATFNQQKPDESFASQYIVDSLAILDDVLKIEPKHLRARYCQGVLLYYLGKTDEAKAHFEFVAAKDPADAFATYFVGRCQFNEGQFDEALAHYQQAIDRDPYFASAYYAAFQTLQRLRKPDEAKAMMADFQKLEGNPQARKEAMKYTRMGAKADVVVASLPEDKAATANVEFVEATQRFAPPSGFTWREPRDQRQPEPSLTCCDVNGDGRLDLFLAAGLIEDDQLLNAVFLQQSDGKLSLSAEHSLTKVTDASAVAWGDYDNDGLTDAYFGRRGANQLWRQTAQNQWEDVTDSTGTSAGNVFTADTMMIDFDHDGDLDLVIFHEDSSKTLLANNLDGTFRALGEESGFKLGRLEFGAHQIVATDFDHDRDVDLMFLGKYFANPNVEQRQAYANDRLWKFSNAKGLDRFITRGYPYDVALALDSDSDGSTEFYSLGAGLERWTHADNGAWEPKYLGPVIINSALADLSRMAAADIDGDGQWEVAICKSSTIVVRELRGSKELFRAKTNWPDAVRFAALDSVRTSLVWFSHDDKELVLSTKTPKNVPFIGLTFSGKEEKQDEMRSNRSGIGVKVNARIGSKWFSAETFRNDSGPGQSLMPLTFGTAGADKVDFVMLHWSDGVFQTETNLEAGKLHRIEETQRQTSSCPLLFVWDG